The Sander lucioperca isolate FBNREF2018 chromosome 4, SLUC_FBN_1.2, whole genome shotgun sequence DNA segment ATAGCCACAACCCAAATCATCACACAGTAGGCCAAAGGCTGCAAGATACAAAGTGTGCCCCAATCTATATCAACCGGGAAGAGCATAGTGACCAGGGGTACATAGCCGACAAACATAGTCACCTGGAAGATCAGGACTAGGCTATATTAAAAGCCCTTTGTTTGATCAAGTTggatccctccctctctccttcccctgGCAAGGGCTGTTTTAGAGCCCTGAGAACTGATCAGCCGCAGAAAGAGTTATGGTCAGGAAAAGATGGCCCCATGAATCCAAAAAGTAGCTCTGCTAGGACCAAGTGGAACTCAGACACTTCCATTCTGTCGGTCCAGAAGACAGGGGATGATATCATGAGTCACAGCACCAGGCCATTCGTAGGCAGAGAGATCAGGATATAAGGAAGAATTGTAGGTTGGATGATAGAAGAACCCACACAGAGACCACACCATCATCTGTAAGGTTAATTTCTCCTGCTGTGCGTTTTGCATGTTTCCTGGAAAGTagtacaaggaaaaaaaaaactatagtgAAATGTCGCATAGAGGAATATATTTTCAACATTCTGACTAAACTAAAATATTTCTCAATGAGTAAAATAAGTCAGTAGAGTCCTTTAAATGTAGTTGTCAGGGGGAAGTGTCAGGTATGTCACTTAATCTACATGTAATCTAGTAGGAGAATAAAGACATTTTCTCTTTTCGTTGTTTGTCGATACCATACATCTTTACAGTTTATTCCTAAATATACACTTGGAGCTTCAGCTTTAATCACATCATCCACAAAACATCTGCTTTCACCTGATGATCAGTAACCAAATAATGTCCATGAGTAATTTGCTGGCATGCAAAACTTGTATAGTAGATGTGTGCAATCAAGTTGATTAAAAAGGGTTGGCTGCTCTTGTGGTAAGTGGAGACTAAAATATACAGAGGTGCATGCAGCAACCGTAAAGGTGGAGTATTGCATGCAGGAAATGCATACTTTGCTCAGAGAACCttgttctttctttgttttgtttattttttgcacAACAGTCTTGCTTTGTTCTagacatttgaaaatgtttccCTATATTTTCTTCTTATAAGTATTGTCACACGACTACTCTCATAGTCAATCATCAACAGTATCTTCAACCATGCTCACTGGCATGCTCTAGCTGGCGATGATGTATTTTGGTTTAAACAAACATGGCATAGCATCTAGGTCATTGTTGACAGACCATAATGGTGGTTTTGCAACCCATTCAATGACACTATAAATGataaatatcagaaaatagaAATGTGTAATCCACCACAGTGAATATTCTGGAACTTCACATTGTGATGGTTGGACAATTGTCTACATTTCCTCGACAGGAGACCTGACTTTGCATAAGTGAAAATTATTCTTTCTCATACTCTTCTTCTTTGACATTCACATATATTTCATTGGCACATTATATTTGTCCCACCATTCATTCCAGTTGCCTATCAGTAGCCAGTGTTTGACAACTTactttaaatcacattttatttactgAACAGCAAAAAATAGTTACATTACTTTCTGTTACTCAGCCCAGCTCTGTCAAAGGTGCCTTCCAACATTCAGAAATAGAACAATTATTGTTTTCTGTGACTGGAACAGAAACCTTTTAAAAacagctgtttttgtttttgaactTTAGTGTAGGaagttgaataaaaaaatacacatggAAATTAGTCCAAACAAGCAAAATTATTGCATTAAGCAGTTTATTTGAGTAATATTCTTGCAAAAGCAGACATTTTTGCAACACATCCAACAAGTTCCAACCACTCTGGTCTCAAAAACATCTCTTAAAAATGTTCAAATTAGTTAGATAATGTGTTGCAAGAGAAGTAAAGCATACAATAAGGCCCACAATGATCAAACAAACCCTAAGCATAAAGTTAGGTATTGAAGATTATAAGCTTTGCTGTATATATAATCTAGATAGTTTAGTTGTGATAAAAGAGTTAGAAGGTCTAAAGATAGAATAATGTTTTCCCATTATTCAAAGAAGAACCACTCTCATGTATGCACAACTTTGCAGTTCAGATTGCTCTTAACCCCTACACTCTCCAAGACAAAGACAACTTCACAATCATTCAGACCTTGAGGTTTACCCCGACCTTTAATTGCAGTTATATTGAACATCTCATAGGGAGGGATGAGCACCTCTTTCTCATCTGGAAATACTGAATAACTTTCCAACAAAGCGCCTGAGCAGGTCTTAATTTCAAAGCAGCTCTTGTTACCAAAGTTTTTCAAGTTAGTGCTGTAAGAGCTGGATGTAAATGAGCCAAACCGCATTAGTTGGTTGACTTGCCCAGTAAACCTAGCCATGGTTCGTCTGTAAGTACGGCGACAGTAGTTATTGCTATTCAAGATTTGTATAGCAGATGTCAGCAGGTAATGTAAAGAGTGGAATTCGAATGAGGAGCTATAGTCGCTGCCTTTTGTCCGGACTGCATTATTGAATTCCATGTACACATCGTTAGATGTATAAACACAGATTGCTTGTATATGATTTTCAGTGAGAGCCTTattcttgttttgtttatatttagTTTCAGTACAATTTTTTGCATTATTCCAGGCATTTTTAAATGGGCCCATGCGCTGTTTTTCTTCAAAGTAATCGTTCTTGACTTTTTCCATCATTGCTTCATTGCAGCCAAGATACATGTCATCAACTGAACCTTCAACCATGCTCAATGGGATGCCGTCGTTGGCATCTCGGTGAGCGAAATGGAAACGGATCTAAAAGGGAAACAGAGAATTAATCGAGTGAATAAACTGAATTGTTACTTTCACAGGCATCCCACTATCCTAGTATCTCAAGCGAGATTGTATTTACACTTTGGCACTTGATCTCTaaattaaagacttttttttacttttttgatgtGGTGTTTTTGCCCCCAAATCCTGTGAGTAAAGTTCAAAATAATTGTGTAAACATCCTTTACTGTTAACATATGTGTAATTTTGGGAATGTCCACTCCACCAATTTTCACAACTCACCGTCATGGAGTCTACAGGCAGCATCCAGCAAAGGAGCAAACACAGTGAAGCAAAGACCAGCATGTTACCCTTCATCACTGCAGCCAGGAAAACTGTTGAATCTACGCACACAAAACAAGTCAATGACAATGAACTTCATCACACTGTGTACTAGTAGCACAGCTATATTAAAACAGTGAATGCTAAAACAGTTTCAGAAAAAGAATTATACTAAAAAGTTTATTTGAAAGCTCAACTCACCAGCCCTCAAGATGAGAAGATGTTGCACACTGAGTGAAGCTCTCAGGTCAAAGGTTTTGATGAGACAACCGGTCCTCTGCATGTGTTCAGAACTCATGGTCAACTATTATATATACACCTTGCATTCGTGGACAGAGGTCACAAGTccccacacatacatacataacttGCACATTTACGCTTCCTTCCTAAGTGTGTGGGTGGAGTGCGTGGATGTTTTAAAGCATTAGTGTTCTTGTAAATTAGTGTGTGAATTATTGTAAcatgcgtgtttgtgtgctATGTCTCCATTGACACTTAATCACAAGGTTGCATGCATTCACCTGAGTCAAGGAATTGTTTAGTCAGAACCAAACAAATGGCCTGATAaccaaaagtaaaaagtaagCCAAATGACATTAAATGCCACTAAGCAGTGTCCGCCAGTGTAAAATCAGACATCCATACTTTTCAATATGTTttaacataataataaaaacagtcATTTCAGTACGTTATGTAAATACCAAATACTAATACTGAATTCCAGGTGCATGTGGCAAAAGGGAAGATGTTATATGATGAGCCATATTTAACCCCTTTTCATATAGTTGGATGTGATATATGGGACATGCCAAAGGATGTgatcaattattattattattttatggatgtCTACTATAATTGTCAGTGCGCTTTAAGACTGTATCAGAGAGGTATTGTCTTTAGGGTAATTGTGTTGTATTGGATTAAGTCAAATCTGGACTCAAAGGTCCCAATCTCACATAAAAACTTACACAATGGGAAATTAAATGGTATTAATCTTAACAAACTGAGCCGCCATGGTTTGATTCATGAttaataaaaactgaaaactaAACAATGTCACTGGTCCTTCATTTGGTATTTGAACATGATTATTTATGTCAAGGTCTCAATTAAAGCTAAAATACAAGAATGACAAGGGAACAGAGTGTAAGAGCAAAATGCTATTAAATAGTCCCAACGTTTACAATGCGGCTTCAAGGACCACATCTAGCAACCTTCTGCTCAGACCTCTCTGGAGGTATGAATAAAAGCCTATAACGTTCATTGAGAAATgtattaatgaatgaattaatgtagTCATGTTTTGTAAGTGTTTTTGTcttataaaagaaaagaaacaccagactaaatgtattgtataatgTATTACAGGTTATtagcatttttaaaaaggacTAATCTATGTaaaatagggatgcaccaaatccagatttttggggttccgccgaataccaaatccactggttaagattctgccgaatctgaAACCGAACActgaatcctactcccatcctcagtccattaacacagtaaacacattaatgaagtaaacaacgtccacagcatgTAGTGTAGTgaaagcgtagggttcggttcggtggaaaaaaattcaaaggttcggcagaaactgaaccctgtcaaaaagcccaatattcggccgaatccgaagccaaatcctggattcggtgcattcCTGATGTAAAAGGGTAGCAAAGGCTTCACACATTCATAGCCTCTTTCGCTCTCTTTTACACTCTAACCACACTGATGACTGATGTTTTTCCTTCTGCATCCCCCTTTGCGGTCATAAAATATGGTACGGGACACACAAGtcagtattttttttgtatctccTACATTAGAAAAAAATGGACGTCAAATTTGTGGATTCACTCACTTTAAAGCTATTAGAAGTATGATTGGTGGTGTAAACCAATCTGTGACTGAAATTTCTCTGTCAACTCTCCTGAAGTTTCATTTGTTAAATGAACATGTGCGAACCAAAGAGATAAGAAATAGTTGGTCAAAATGTACAAAAGAATGtactttacattttattgtattatctTTCTTATGTATGTTGTTTTAGTTGCATTGGTAAAGATTGGAAGTCACAATATACTTTTAGTATTgcactttttttgtaatatactGCCACTGCACTTACCTTTGCTTTAGTAAGACATTTTACCCCACTACTTTAACAAGGGTGAGTTTTGTCCTTTTTCCACAATTACATGACTGTAGATAATATGTAGAATGAGGTTTTACAAAAACCTACAATGAGCTCATAAAATATGTTCCACTACTAAGGATTTAAGATAGCACAGTATATGGTTTACTTCAATCAGCCACACATATACTATACTTTCAAGTTACAGCTGTGATCATAGGCAATCTGTCCTGCCACATAGTTTAGGCATTATCATTTCCTGTAAGAGTGAAAGTATGTGCAGAAAACTAACTATAATCAACTAAAATACAAACTGTGAACCTTTCCTCCCAATGAGTTCTtgtgtaaaaggtgctatataaataaactttgcTAAAATAGAATTTGCTTATTGGTAACGAATTAGTGGTCAGTGTTTAGGTGGGAATGTGTAATTTCTCTGAAGCTGCTGCAGAGGTgtcatttacttgtaaaaacgTAAAAACAACCTCATTTCCTGTGAGTGGCCACCACTTAACACAATGTGTTTAAACAgtgagtgcacacacacacacacacacacacacacacacacacacacacacacacacacacacacacacacacacgcacacgcacacgcacactggATTAGTAGTAAGTGTAACTTCAGTTACAACTGTGCAACATGCCCCGTATTATATGGTAGTGTAGTAGGTTTCAGTTTAAATGtttgaaagtgaaacacagctgcTTCACATTATACTTCTCTTTTGTCACACACAATAAAGTCACATTTCCTGTGAGAAGCCACATGTTGCACTACTCTGCAtctgaaaacacacaataaaaatGCAAGTATATCTTTAATTGCTGAACTAATTCAATGGGAAAACAAGACTTCTCTGATGACCAACAACAACCTCAACCTGTGATCGCACAAAAAGTACTGGGCATGCTACATATGGCTGCAAATCAAAAGCATTCCTTACTCATCCCTTGGTAATTAGAAATATGTGTACCGACATTTTCAAAGGTTACCCCTAATTCTGATtaaacacaataaacacataTCCAGAATTGTGCAGAAAAGGCCTATTAAACAGTAAATTGTATTTACCTCTATCGACTTGTTGGTAGTTAATGTACTGCTATTCACCAAGGAAAACAAAAGGTTGGTGTTTTACAATTTATTGATTTCATTCAGACAATGTTTGTCGACAATATCTGTTGCACATAGAAATATTGGTAGATGAAACATGTTACAAATGCTTTTAAAACTTGTTTAAACTTGCTTGTGTTGCTTGCTGTACAGTATAATTTGTTAAGGGAAGTATGTAAACATAAAGTAATTAGAGAACCCCAAGCTGTAATTTAGACGTTGAGGAGAATATAGGGATATATTCCGTCAatcagttttttgtttgttacgtGAAATCGtacaaggtacaattccagtgaaatgtaatcccaccagctccttcaacttgtgcatgattcatcatcataaagcagaatgtTGCTGTCAGATCGGCACACAGAAAGAGAACCgacattttatttcatatttttattattattattattacaatattataATGAGCTTGGATTTTAGATGGATTATTTGCACATATGCTGAACAACAATACATTTTCATCTTAGTTTTCACTCTGCTCCACCAGTTGAAGTACATAGAACAACAGGTCTTTCATAAGTAGGCAGCTTTGCAGTTTAGATTGCTGTCAACTCCTGCGCTCACCAAGATATAGACATTCTCACAATCACTCAGACCTTCGACAAATGATCCTCTCTTTTTACCAGTTATCTTGAACTTCTCATAGGGGGGGATAAGTATCTCTTGCTCATGGTCTCCAAGAGATGAATAATGTTTCAGGAAAGCACCtgaacaggtcttaattttaaAGCAGGTTTTCTTACCAAAGTGGGTCAATGTTGTCTTGTGAGAGCTGGAGGCAAAGAAACCAAACCGAATTATTTGGTTGACATCACCACTAAACTCTGAATTGGTTCTGCGGTAAGTAGTGTGACAGTTTATATTGTTACTGAGGATCTGTACAGCAGATGTCAGCCAGAAATGTAAAGAGTGATATGGGAACGAGATGCCATATATTGTTCTGTTGGTGCGGACAGCATCATTGAAAATTCCGTAAAACTTTTTATAATAAGATGTATAAACACAGATCGCTTGCATGTGATCTTTAGTTAGAGCCTCATCGCCTTTATCTTTACGTTGTAGTTTCTCGTTGGCACAACCTTGTGCTTTTTTCCAGACATCGTTAAATGGGCTCATCTTGTTCTCTTTTTTAAAGTATATGCTGTTGATCCTTTTCATCATTTTGTTGTGGCAGCCCAAGTACATATCATCAACAGCATCTTGAACCATGCTCATTGGAATGCCCGACTTTGCCTCTGGTAGATCGATGATAAAAGTGATCTAGAGGGGAGGCAAGAAAATTATGAGAGGAAAGGTCATGAATTGGACGCAGTTTGTATCACAGAAATATTGGTTTATGGAAgaattagatagatagaaagatttTTATTGTCCAAAAATTGGAAATTTGTTTCCACAAAATGTACATTGTGTGTGCCTCCAGAACATAGATACATTTACATACAACATAAATACCATGCATAATAACAAACTCACGTGAGCAATGTGACAAAATGTAGCTAACTTTATGATGACTGATGCGTTCACTGCAGAGACATTCGGTAATACTGAAAACCCATATACTAGACTAGACTCACATACTGGTGACACTAGCTCCTGTATATACCCACTGTCCTCGACACTACCTATATACCGTATATGTACCATAATGCTACTCATAAATACTGAAGATACTGCTTGGGGGCTATGGAGCTTGCTAGATTAGTTTATGGGGCCATTGTTGTAGCAAAACTATTTGTAAATTGACAGATTTCCCTTAGCATGCACAGATCTATGTACGCATTTACAGATTTgtctaaacatttacaaatctCAATACCCTTGCAAATCTGATCAACagatttacacatttaaaaatctgattttGTACACACCAATTATTTGACACATTTGCAGATTTCTGTACACATTCACAAATCTCAGTATGCATTTAGAGATacttttacacatttacaaatcTGATTACGCACACACAGATTGAGATACAGTTGCACAACTCTCCACACACATTTGGAAATAGTTTTGCTACAATAATGATCCTATATTAGTTCCTGTATTGCTTATGTACTTGATTGCTAAATTAGGAAAATTTAGTGTTGAACCTTTTTCTGATTTCACATTTTCAACCCAGCATCATGTGTGAGCGACATGTTCAACGTATTTGTGTAAACACTGTGTTAACATTTGTCAAGTTTTGAGAATTTCCAGAGATTTTGACATGGTTTAGATATAACTGGGTGGAATTTACCACTCACCTTCTTGGACTCAACAGGCAGCATCCAGTAAAAGAGCCAACACAGTGGAGCAAAGAACAGCATGTTACCCTTCATCACTGCAGGTAGGCAAACAGCTTCtaaatttacacacacataaaacttACACTAAAGACATCAGCAATGATAATTGGAAACATTTGCATGATGAATTCTAAATGAAGTCTCATATATTTTTTACACTCAAAAAGTGTGATTTTTAAATAACAACTCACCAGTCTTTTTAGAGAAGAATGTTTAAGCACCACTCAGATCTAAAGTTTTGACCAGACAATGAGTTGTCAGTGAATTTCCATGACTTATATATATAACCAACCTGGTGACAGACAGGTCACAAAATACCACaaccacaaacacacgcacgcacgcacgcccgCACGCCcgcccacccacccacccacccacacacacacacacacacacacacacacacacacacacacacacacacacacacacacacacacacacacacacactcaagttGACTCACTAACCAATgttatacataaaaaaataaactgactCTCCATCTATGATTTCTAAACTATCTATGATTACTGCCACTGAGCCACTGCAGGCCATTTACACAAAAAATAAGTCAAGCCAATCCACTCAGAGCCAGACAAACATGCTGTAATCCATTTTACAGTAATTGCAATGTCTCTGTGACTGTCTAAACATGTAGGACTATAGTAAACTGAGGTAGGTACTAAGGTAAAAGGAAGACATTTTTATCCTTTTGGATGATAGCCTACATGAATTTGACCAGTGACATCACTATCCTTCCAGTTTGTGATAAGAGATGCAACCTCTTATTATAAAAGGTTCTGAGCTGATATGTAAATACATCTCTTGATACATGTAAACGACCACAAAAGTTCAGTCAGCCAACTGAATATTTATCAAGTTATTGTCAAATGGTTGGGCACCTTTGAGCCCCATAAAGTGCTCCATTATAAAGGTTTATATTACAGCAATTGTTGAACCTGAGTGTGAGAATCAAACTCTGTAGCTACCACACTGTACGTGTCATTTGTCTTGTTAACCTTTAATTTCCTGTTAGAGGCCACAAGCAACAAAACCTACGTGTGAAATGTGCTTGTACGTAAAGTGCCTGCCTTTTGTCTTCTGAAAAATGATCACCGCCAATTCAAAGTGTTCATACTGAATGTATCTGCAAAATATTCTGTTCGCATAATTCATGTGTTTTCCCTATGATATCTGCGTCTTGAAATTAAAGTATGATTACAGTAATAATGATATGTCACAAATGGGGATGTGTTGACTCTgaagcacagcagcacatgTTAAACCAATGGGGTATACCGGATGTGCCCATTACAGTAATATAGCTTATTTTGGTTACCCTTTTGCCTCTATTAGACAGTTAGCAGtgaagacatacatgaacaagTGGAGAGGGAGTGGGGCATGACATGCAACATGTTATTCTTCTATGAATCGTTCAAAGTAAAGAAATAGGATAAAGCTGCCAGGAGCTATTACAGTAATGAGCATACTATTTCTGAAGGCACAGCCAACCAAGAAAGTTTCTGTAAGCTTATGTAAGATATGCATAGCCTATGCATATCGCTAGCAAAGTTTCATGTACAGGGGCTCGGTTCTTGCCGCAGCGGCAGTGGGTTCGATTCCAATGAATTACAGTTtatttcgattgctaaacgacagtggtcaCAACTGAAACCAcctgtgcaaaactctaactacagtctgcattaccaacagtcacctgagctaaacagttcacatcacctgcaaaactcattcacagcatacacaactcttcacacacgtctcaaaacaggctcagtgcagccaaacactatgaacaatcctcactgagataacacacacagtcactgagaacacacagagagtaaaaacactagcatcaaacaccaatacagaaattacaaacgTTTCATCTTTGAACAATTTGAATGACTtcacactactcaatagtttctttaaagaaaagatatagattttataatataccaatttttacgtaaggtaaacaagaaggaatgaaaatcagcaatTTGCTTTGGAATTACttggaaaaaaactaaaggtacataacagtaacaaagaatagtgtgactaatcctgcctctctccagcatcatgcggcaagttttcttcatcacattggatgtctgcatcatctctaaataaAGGAAgtgttttcaactttttttatagctgtgtatataacatcagacatcttacctggtcATATTtggctcttttacctgtttacctgtttcattcttatttggtgtttgtacaCAAAAAAGGTTTTCTGAGCTTTCGCTATATAAATACcgtatatgttcactaactagtctaaaacaagacacctgcttaggctttcagctaaaattgcaaatcagcagtgtttgatgataatctattctgttttgaatgtgtggttaacagttttgacagcagtgtgttagcatttgaacaaagtgttgTAAATGCAGTGTTGTGCACGTTGTAgttaaagtcatgggataagtgtgtagagttttgaaaactgtgttcaagcaatgaaaaacgaactagagtttggtccacatgaactgctgcggtgcagactgtagttagagttttgcacatgtaggtccagttgtgcccactgtcgtttagcaatcgaaaaaaactgtaaattccTGTCTAAAGCTTTCCTGTCATAGAAGGACAAGCACAGGGGTTACTAATTACAACTTTAACAATGATTATGTTGTATTCAAGTGTCACAGAAAGAAAGGCAATATGACAGTGAGCCAACATGCGCGATACCACAACACCAGGACCCTGAAATAATGCTACAACTACAtcaattcagccatcattcatgttattattattgttattttgtgttttggggcatttttaggcctttattgacagacCAGCTTAAGACAGGAAAGGTGaaacaacatgcagcaaagggccgcaggttggaattgaacccACAGCCACTGGGGCAAGGACTGAGTATTTGTAAATGGGGAACACGCTCAACCATGTGAGCTACCCAGGTTCCCCATAGTTCatgttattatttacacctgtgcttttcctactgtgacatgtcgaAATGTGTTCTGTGAAAAGGCCTTTTAACAGGCTTGATGTTTCAATACATTTCCAGCAGATGGCAGCATTGTCAAACTATTTGGCCCCCAATCATTACAATAACTTGCCTGAGGTGTTCTCAACACTGTGCttctgtttgtgagtgtgtgcaatGCATGTGTGGGTATGCCTCACCTCTTTggcattttgattatttttcaaattaatAGTTAGTTATTAATAGTAATATGGAGAAGAGAGCAGGAAAAGGATTGCaaaaacagagggagggatAGAAGTTCCAAGATGCTCTGAGAGCCGATAAAAGGCAAAGACGGGGGCAATGATGGGTTGGTTTTTCAAGAAGggacaataataaaaaatagagAAATGTAGGCATCATTCTTCAGTTACACTGCAGGCTCAACAGAGAGACAAGAGAACGACAGGCAGAGCCAGATATGGAGGTTGTGAGAAGGCAGGAGCAAAGAGTAAAGTAAGAGTGCAAGCAAAGAGGGAAAGTGCAGCTAGCAAGAGGATGGGAGGAACTGGTGAATAGTAGATATTTCGTTTAGCTGTGGCAAACCTAggagagcaaaagaggaacatgATAATACAGGAAAGAGGGAGAGGTAGAATGATAAAAGACCCATCAGAGAATAAGCGCTCTACAA contains these protein-coding regions:
- the LOC116042975 gene encoding ecto-ADP-ribosyltransferase 5-like encodes the protein MKGNMLVFASLCLLLCWMLPVDSMTIRFHFAHRDANDGIPLSMVEGSVDDMYLGCNEAMMEKVKNDYFEEKQRMGPFKNAWNNAKNCTETKYKQNKNKALTENHIQAICVYTSNDVYMEFNNAVRTKGSDYSSSFEFHSLHYLLTSAIQILNSNNYCRRTYRRTMARFTGQVNQLMRFGSFTSSSYSTNLKNFGNKSCFEIKTCSGALLESYSVFPDEKEVLIPPYEMFNITAIKGRGKPQGLNDCEVVFVLESVGVKSNLNCKVVHT
- the LOC116042547 gene encoding ecto-ADP-ribosyltransferase 5-like; protein product: MKGNMLFFAPLCWLFYWMLPVESKKITFIIDLPEAKSGIPMSMVQDAVDDMYLGCHNKMMKRINSIYFKKENKMSPFNDVWKKAQGCANEKLQRKDKGDEALTKDHMQAICVYTSYYKKFYGIFNDAVRTNRTIYGISFPYHSLHFWLTSAVQILSNNINCHTTYRRTNSEFSGDVNQIIRFGFFASSSHKTTLTHFGKKTCFKIKTCSGAFLKHYSSLGDHEQEILIPPYEKFKITGKKRGSFVEGLSDCENVYILVSAGVDSNLNCKAAYL